The Gopherus evgoodei ecotype Sinaloan lineage chromosome 4, rGopEvg1_v1.p, whole genome shotgun sequence nucleotide sequence TTGCTTATATTAGATGTAGTATCTCAGTAGTAACATATATTGCCCTTTTTCCTGCTAAGAATGAACACGATGTATTGTTACACATGTGAATTTGCATAAGTATGATTACTTGTATGGATTCAATGAACTTCTTAATACTCTATGTACAAATCCACTGCACTCCATAATTCACTTCCTTTTGATCTGTCACATTAAGCACTGTGATCTCTTTGATATTCCATACATTCTATggatttccctttttaaaataaggaaagatgTGAGAGACATACCATGTAGCTGACTTCATAGGAAGATTTTAGAAATATGAGTGTAACTAACTAAATTCCCATGTTTTTTAGAAGGGTTTTTAATCCAGTCTTTTTTCAAATCATCCTCTTGTCTACCAAAACTCTAAGGCTAGTTACAGTTGGAGAATTAAGTCCAACTACAGAATTAATaagttatatattaaaaaattctaAACATGGGCCTAATGACAACATACATTACGATTTAGCCCCTATTTTACACCAAAACTGAAGACATTAGTGAAGAAATTGATGACACTTGCTGATAATCATAAGAagtaaaatactttaaaacataTACAGAGTTTCAGGTGCTTTTGATTAATATAGGAAAAAACTTAGATGATCTGCATCCCTGGATGTAGGAGACATAATCCAAATAATAGCTGGAATATTAAATAGAAGGTTACATCAAGAAGATTTGCACCAAGCAGAAAAAGACCAAGGATGCTGTGAAATTGGTGTCAAAAAATTGAAACCCCTTTTGTATCCTATCCAGAAGATTTCACTTAGTATTTGTTTCTGCTGCCTTCTCTAAAGGAGAAATTCCAATAGTTCCTTTAGATAGAAATCTGACGTATTCAACTTTTGGGAAACCAAAgagaagaaatggaagagaaaagaGATAAATTGATTTTCTTATAAATATTCCCACTTTCATGTGGGAAATTAAGAAGGAGATTTAAAAGTATTATGAACTATACACACCCCAACTCTATATGCTTGGGAGCATGCAGTAATGTCAGATGTGCAGTTTTTTATCACCTCTTTCTGAGAACATATATACATTTTGACACAGAAAAATCTTTGCTAAAAACAGTTACTACTTCttaaggggaaagaaagaaaatgttcagGTAAGGTATATTCCTTTAATATACCTGAACCCCCAACCCACCACATTCACCACTTTCACGGACAGGCTCTGCCCCTTTACAAATAAGTCCTATACACCTGCAACACATACAGTAACACAGTACACACACCACATTCCTCACAATCACCCTGtaacgcaaaaccttaaatctgaCCTCAGCAGCATCAATTTACATATCTGTAACATAGCTGTGCCCATGGGTATTGCATGATGTGTGGAGAAGTAGGATGATGGAGGTAAGGTTTTGCGTTATAGGGCCATATTGAGGAATTTGATGCAATCTGAGACGGTCAAAAAAACCTCGGACACCATCAATTTCACTGGTATCTAGTAGCAACCATGGGGATGTTAGCATTTGTGATGAGTTTAGAGACTGCAATGCACCATTTAGGAACATGAAAATCATTTACCAAGTAGTTTCTAAAACTGTTTTCCTTACATAAGAGATAATAAGTGGATCCTTGTTCAGTTCTtcattaatgtattttaaaacatggattttatttctaaaatggATACTTTGATGTCTGAAGCAATGTCAGGAACATTGTGAAAAAAGTAATTCAATTGTTTCTTAATACCCATAAATCCCTTTTTGGTTCTCCCCACACCACCCTGTTTTGCTATTTTGGAACCTTACTAAATCTATTTCTCTTTATAACCTCTCATCATAATACATTTTTATGAAATCTCTGGCTGATGTTCCTCAAAACCCCCTCAAAAACCCCTTCTGAATAAGCACGTTAAACATGTACTCTAAAGGGaaatcatctttttaaaaaacaccatcgCTTGATTGTGCTTTAATTTACTCAGTAATGAATGTCTTTCTTCTGTAGTCGCAAATGAAGCCGTTTACTAAataacaaaacattaaaatattggATTATTCATCACTTTTATCCAAAATGTGTACTGATTCAAGTTCAACTATCAGTCATCTGATATTTCTTTaaaggcatatttttaaaaatatatcaatatAAATACACCAGACTGCATCAAATGGTTTAAATATCAGTTCTATGCTTAATTATATACTGTGAAGCCTATTTAAAGTGAAATCAGATACAGGGAAATTCTGCTTTTAGTGACATTGACTGAAAGTCCCAAATTGTTTAATTGCTTTTGAATGCATAAATTATTACCCAGGCTATAGtaaccttccctccctccttctccacatCCCCACCACAGAGAAGCAGGGGGATGAAAAATACTATGGGAGGATCTTAAGCTTgattctcagcaggtgtaaatcaatgAGGATTTATTGACTCACTGGAGCTATTCATACTGATTTTGCTGAAGATTTGGATCTATAATTTCCCTTGGTCATCACTACCAAAAGGTGATGTAGGCTGATGTAATGAATGATTGCAGCGCTGTCTTTGGCTGTAACTTGTATATGAAGATAATCAATATCCACAAATTTATTGCAGCAGTTAATATGAATCATTTATACTTATAGGGCTATAAATTCAAAGGGAGGATAGGCAGGGTTGCAAACATAGCACCTCCAAGAATATAGGCATGCCAGATACCCAGGTTTGCATGCCAACTGCGCAATTTGGCAATTGTGTAAATTATCATAGGAGAAGGTGCACAGTTACCCAATTTGCTTGCACAAATGCAGTTTTCAGTGGCCTCTGTGGCTGTGTATGAATATTTCTGTAGTCACACCTTTTTCACCTGCATCTGAAAATTTGTTCCATAACAACCTTGATTACATGTATTTGGCTGTAATACGCTCCCTTCCtacatcattattatttgtattactatagcacCTAGGacccctagtcatggaccaggaccccccccctcgcccccgctaggtgctgtacaaacagaataaaagaatTGTGCTACTCAATAGAAATGGGCTAGATGATCTTCTGAccttcccttccaatcctaccaTGATATTTAACCAGTTACAAGTCAAATGACCTGATGTTCAAAGGTGTGTTATTGCACTTGTGTATGTGCAAAAGTTTGCACATGTGAGCCTTATTTATGCTCACATTTTGAGTTAACTATTATTGGTGCATGTAAATCAGGGTTTTGCACATGAAAGTGGCAGGTTATGCAGCTAGCTGGCCAATTCAATATGCAAATACCTGATTTCACACTCATTGTGTGCACATATAAATTAAATAAGGACATAAGGATTTTAGCTACATTAGTTAATGTTTTCTGGAGTGTTACTTATTCCTTTTAACATATGTAATACTTCATCATCTTCATTAGGAAAGAAAGTAATGTGAATGATAAAACtggtaaataataatacttaccacCTACACATTTTTGATATATTACCTAACACTGtataaacattaaatatttttacagATGAAAACAATCAAACGCAGAGATTCAAAACCAGAACAAATACCTGCAACAAAGGAGCATCCTGGTGGAAGTGTCTGGTGATATATGGATTGCTTCCATTTGCAAAATTGCACACAGTTCTGGAGGTCCTCATCATCTGATCACACTCATTTCATGGGCAAATAACCCATTCTAGTGACACATTTCAACACAAGTAATATCTGAATATTTAGCTTATGTATATGTCATTCCCAATATTCTGTCATTAAAGGGATTGGATTTATAACCTAATCTAAATCTAGGCTCATAGGTAACACTGGCCAGATATGTCTGAAAGGTCATAtcacaaaatataaaatgaggAGACGTTACTGACAATGCTAGGTGAAAGAAAGATAGAGGGATGATGTGATGTCCATTACATAAATGAAGAATGGGTCTAATTCTCCTCGATTACGGGTtgatcttgctcccattgaaaccaataagAAGTttattattgacttcagtgattgcGGGACTGGATTCTTATGGCACTATTAACTCAGGAATAACTCCAGTGAAGTTGGCAGAAATATAGTTGTGTCAAACTGATGCAAATGAGAAGAGAATACTGCCCCTTATCTCTATTTCATATACATTCATCTCTTTTCTACTCCATTTCTATAGCAGGATGCTAAATGAAGGCCTTCCACTTATCATTAGCATATCATTAACATCTTCCTCATGATTCTAAATCACAACTTCAGTGTCCCACCCTGCCAACTATTAAATGGGGCAAATCCTCCGTCCTCTCTAGTTTTCAAAGACTGTCTCCAACTTCTGCTTCTTCTAGTGTAAAATGAACTAAAATCAATCCCACTGCTTCCTTGATGTGCTTGTGCCCTGAAGTTGTGAAGTCTGCAGATTTCTCTCAAGTAGTGTGAAAGGCCATAAATTTCTTCAAGGTCAAAGGCTATAAAAGCCACCCTTTTATGAATGAACTGATTACAGGAACAGTCTGTTCAACTTCCCCTGTGAAAGAGTTTTGATTCCATAATGGAAAAAGTCCTGTAAAATGTAACAGAAAATTATATACATGTATTTTGAAACTCCCTATAGAATTGAATTGAGAATTATATGCATCTTGTATAGTGTTTCTGTGTGGGgttgttattttattaaatgctaAGAGGTTTGAAAAAGTGCTATATCAGAGCTaggttttattaattattatttaaaaatcaatttctatAGAGCTCTATTAAGCTTCTACAGAATCTCTTTGTTACATCACTATTAATTCTATAAGATTTTTCCAGAAGTGTTTAGTCACATACACATTTATGATTAAATATAATACTGGCCATCAGCAGAAAACATGACATACAGGGCATGATACTGATGTACATACCACATTCTAAAATACTTAACATCTGATACTGCTCCCACTGATTTTGGTGTGGCAAGATCAAGCCTGTATTGAACAGCAATGTTCCAAACTGCTTTGTAGTCACTTGTATTTTGTATTACTTCTTGCCAACAATAAAAGTGAGTGGAaagtaagaaaagaaaaaagtgatagCAAAGGCGGATTTAAAGGTGCTGCCCTTTGCCACCATCttgtttctaaaataaaattgtaCTTTTTTACAATTTTACAATTACAAAAGTTATGAAGATTGTGGGTTAtatgaataaaatattaattcatGCGTATGCAGACAAGTACTGCTGCATATGTTCACACCCCATACTACTCCAATATGGCATACTACTGGCATGTTTCCCTCTTTAAACATATGGGTATACATCAATCTGATATAGTTAACAAAATATGCAGTTTCTACATAAAATGACTGGAGTAAATTGAGTCACTTGCATTGCTCTTATTATAAACATATCTCTTTCCTATACCTTGAATTAAGGCATCATGGTGTATaatctgacagatttcaagatgtAATTTTACTGGTATTGATATAAATGATGCTAGGAAACTATACAGATACCTAACGCTAGTGTTTCTTTACAACACTAATCATTTTGaatctgatccaatgcccactgaagtcaataggagactTTCTGCCAACTTCAATGTACCTTGGATCAAGCCTTTTTGTGCACAACCTCCCATTTCTTTCGCATTAAAATCATGCTTGTCATTATTGTCATACAGCATTTTCCCTTCAAATATCTACTCAAAGGAGACTTCACAGAACAAGCCAGTAGTTTATGGGCAAATCtgattttcatttcaaagtgtaTTTGTATGAGTCAACAATCTTTAGAAGCTTGTTAGGTTGCAGATGGAGTTTTAGCTGTTAAATTGCCCTTTTAAAAATAGTCTTCATGTTTTTATAGTTAATATGCAATGAAATAATATAAGTATGCATCCAAATAGCAACGAAACAGCCAAGAAATGCAACTTTGAGTTTTCATAATCATATTTTAAAGCTGTCTTTCTGAGGTGAGGAAAATGGTAAAGGCATCTTGGACAAAAAGCTTGTAATGTTTCATAGCTTGAAGTAAAAATTCCACAGAGGAAGTCGGTATTATTTAGAATTCAGAAAGCatgatataattttaaaaatttataatGCTGATAAATCACAACTACAAGCAAGATGATTAGGGAATCTAGTGTGAGCAAAGAGGCAAGCACAGACCTATGGCAAAAATACAGTGAAATCTACTCCAAAGACCACTTGCAATACCCAGTGCCTGTCTCACACACCCTTTTTAAAGGACCTGGATCAGGTCCTTGACAGATAAGTTAAGGCAAGTTTCTCTTTATACTACATTAAAACTACCattaacaaatatttgtttgtgaCCAACCTAATGGCTTGATATTAAGTTGCTGAGACAGGACAAGTGCAGTTCTTGAACCAGCTGAGGCCTACAGAGCTCTGGCATTTTGCTGAGGCTATCCTTTGGACTTCATGGTGAAGACATGCAATTGTTTTAGACATAGGCCAGTAGACAAAATAGGACAATTCAGAGTGGCCTTGGcaaccagctaaggatctgatccagtgcccactgatgtcaatggaaagaatcccactgatttcagtgggcgtTGGATCTGGCTTTAAAAGCACAGAGAGTAGCTTAATGAGCAATTCAGCCATACCTGACAGTTTAAATTTCCCATAAATTTCTTTGCATCAGTTATTCTTAAAACCATGAATGGGATGTTCTGAACACCTGAAAAATAATTCCAGTGAAGTTTATATTTTTTACCTCATATGTTTCTAgaaatttatataaaaaaagaagaagagcaATGTTCTCTGGTTTACAAAAAAAGGCAAGTACTTTATTTATCAATAGAATTACCAGCTGCTTTTTACACCATTGCCATGACTAAacaaatagaataaaataaataaaagagaataTAAAACCATATTACTCCAGTTGGTACCCCTGGACAACCCTTTGATTAAGTACAGAGTTAGATGTTTCAAGTATGGCACTTATATGAATAAGAGCAGAGAGAAGGTGACATATTCACAGTTAAAAACAATAAACTCTGTTCCTTTGGTATATTTGTCAGAAGATCATACGTAACTTGGCTGAACATTAATTAGTTCTATCTTATTTATGCACAtcagagtaattttttttttacaacttaCTGACAAATTTGGTAGATCCCAACTAGCATAAGATGATTAAGGTCTCTGGTgtgaacagacagacaaacaaaaatgGCAAAATTATATTCAGCATGATTGTTTTGTGTAATTGTTGTACAAAACTATGTTAGAAAATAGCTAATAATATATACCAGCAATAAGCTCTGTGACtccaacagacaaaaaaaaatcagacatccTTGATGATGAAAGTGCACAGACCTCCTGGTTGAGCTTATGGTCAAGTGCCTAACAGTGCAGTTAACctccttttaaaatgtgcttgCAGTTGTATATTACAGAATTCCGCTAGAAAACAGCATCCTTGCAATTTTTTAGCTATAATCATTCTACATGCAATTACAACAATTAGTCAGACAGTCTCACCCGTAATCTCATCCTAATAATGACCAAAAAGCTGCTCCAGTCAAAAGATAATATTGGATAATCAGAAAACAGTAACTGTACTGTAAGGCCAGAACAAGCATGGTTTTACAGCTTTTCCTTCAGTCTTTTACTTAGCACTGCATTTTGTATCTAGTTCAGTAAGTCTCGTTCCAATACCTTAGTGGCTTTCTTGGTGGTTGATAAAATGCTTGCCTAAGCAATGTACCTTTCCCTAATGTTATCTGGGTCAGTTCCACCTGGCACAGTGTTTCAGTTCTGTAACAGCCTCACACATAAGCTGAGTCACTTGACTGAGTCCTGCCAAAGTTAGGTACGCTCATTCTTGGCAGGTCCTTGTTTCTGATTTCATATATGGATTTCCTTTTTGCTTGTACTCCTCTCACTGCCATTTTAATCTTTCTCCAGCCCAGGTGGTTCAGTTCTGCCAAATTGAGCACCACACAAATCCCACTCACTGCAAACATGAATACCAAGAAAACAGTCTTCTCAGTGGGTCTAGACACATAGCACTCCACTTCCTTAATGCAGGGGTATCTATCACATTCATACATGGAAGGGACATTAAATCCATACAGGAAATATTGTCCCACTAAGAACCCAATCTCTAGGGCATTTCGAAAAACCACCTGGATGATGTAAAATCTGGAGATGCCTTCTTGCCGCCTCATCTTCGACTTTGTAGTTCTGATGGCTGGGTTGGGGATTTCCTTCACCTCCAAGCAGTCTGGCTCTACTTCCTTGGTGGAGTTCTCGGTGTTCTGCAGCACTCCATTGACAATGGTATTCTTGATCTTCTTACTGTCCTCACGTTTCGTTGAGTCCTGATCTCTGTCCAAGGCGAGGAAGACGGTGGAGTACCTCCTCTCCCTCTGCTTAGCAGACTGGTGAACAGAGTACGTTAtaaagcagaggctgggggtgcATACCATGATGATCTGGAACACCCAGTACCTGATATGAGAGATAGGGAATGCCTGGTCGTAACAAGCCTGATTGCAGCCTGGCTGCAGCGTGTTGCACACAAACATAGTTTGTTCATCATCGTAAACCGTTTCTCCTACGATGGCCACAATGAGTATCCTGAAGATCACCACAACGGTCAGCAGGATCCTGCAACAGAAAAGTTCGTCAGTGCACGCTGACCCTGCACACCTAGAGTGAGAGTGAAACGCCCGAAaccacagcaggcagcagcatggctgGATCTAACCGCTGGGGCTACTGGGAGCTGTCCGGTGCTGATCATGCACATAAACAGAGATCACAATGCAAGTGGCAAAGAAACGTTTGCTCTGATTTTTGTTTAGTCTAAAGGACAGTGCAAGCAGGACTGCTGTCCTGTGTGACTCAGGCTACATGATATTAAAGAGCAATGAAGAGATACACGCACGCACACTCATTGTAATCCTCAACTGGGAAAAGATCCTCAGCTCAAAGGGTGACTAGCTAGACCCCAGTTTTACCTGGCTTTTAAAAAAGCTTCACTATTTAGAATGTTGTAAATATCAGCCGAAACCAACACAAAGGGGAGAGGCGTTCAAAGGGCTTTAAGAAAttgatgtgtgtgtgtagaagggGGGGTCGATCTCGCGACGGCACTTTATTTCCCAGAAGAGTCCTATGCCGGGACAACTTCTTGATTTGCTCCACAGGGAGCTAGAGGAGCGGGAGACACTTGAGGGCTGAAGTTTGCTCTAGTCTGGAGCATTTTTTTCTCCCTAACCCATGGCACACGCCTGGTTAGGACATTTCCTCCCTGCACTGGCACGGGCACATGGCAACTGCTCTCCGCCAGCACTTCCAGGAGAGGCTTAAGCTAGGTCCCCTTGCCTGCCCATGGATCCGAGGCAAAGCCCCTTTGTTCTTACCTCCCTATCATAGTCGAGTGCTGCTGCACGGCAGCTTCCAGGAGTCTCTCTAGGATGGTCCATTCCCCCATCGCTGTTCATCCGGAGACAAAGACTTTGGCCGCGCTGTCGCTTTCGGCTTTTAGCCCACCCCAGCGGAGCAAAGCAACGTGTGGGCAGGCGGCTTGGCCCGCGGGGGGGCTGGATGGCCCGGGCTGCCTGAGTGCAGCCCCGCAGCCCTTCCGCCTCGCCGGGCACGTCCCGCGGCTGGGCTCGGCCTGGACCCCCTGTGCCTGGGCTGTGCATgggcagggaggaagggtggCTGTAATGTCTTGCCGCCTCTAATCGGCCTTTAAGTAGTCTCTGCTTGCGTCACAGCCCGGTCGGGGGAGAGCAGCCAGCAGCGGCGCTGGGATTTTCTCCGGGTTCTTATGAGGGGCAAGAGAAAGAAATCACTGGCACTTAAAAGAACTACATGGCGCTGGCGAGAGATTAATTTGGTGACCCAGGGATTCTTGATGAGCTGGGCTCCCGGGGGAAGCCCGCCGCGGGCAGCTAGCCCTAAGCAGCCCGAAATGCCGGGGGCAGGCAGAACTGGGGTCTTACCCAATCACACAGAGATTAAAACGGCTACACTAAGCACACAGGTAATGGACTGGAGTTAATTCGCCCTTCGAAGTATAGCACGCAATTAGATGCCACCAGGATCCCCCAGTGGAAAGCTTCCCTCGCAGGGAGTTCTCCTCTCCCCTCAGATTTCCTCTGTTGTCTGCCGAATCTATTTTAATAAATGTAACCTGCAGCTTTGTTGTATCCATTTCCCTCTGTGTGTCGGTCTCGGCTCACACGCCAGTGATTTAATAGCTGTGTGTTTGCATGTGCTGTGCCTGTATGCAGAGGAAATACCCCAAGTACGGGCAATGACTATTCATTGCCATTCCACCAGTCAGAGTTAACAGCGGAGGTAATGAGTGATGTAGCCACAGGGAAATTGTGTTAGGTCATCCTCAAATAAGGCATATTCACTGTTCAAACAGTACTCAGTTTGGACCAGAAAATAGTGTCTATGCTgggtattaattttaaaatttgttttctgaTCTATGAAACAATTCGGGTGGGGGGGGGCGTAATTCTGGCTAACACCTAGTTTCCAGGTAGAAATGTACTTTAGGAATTGGAACGATTTGGTATTGTCTCAAAGTTTGGAAATATTTTCTGTATCTTACACAATGGCAGCGTTCTATAGCTATAGTTTTATATATTCTTATCTCTCAAGCTTGGAAGACACTGGAATTAATATGTAGGTTTTAGTTCTCAGTGGTTTTAcgtcatttatataaatattcatGAACAGCAAGAACTGAAATATACATATCCAGCATTTTCCAAGATTAAGGTTCTGTGTGCGGGAGTCTGCATATATATATTTACTAGTGGTGACACCAAAATATATGCAAATCATGTAAAAGTTATGTATTGTTTCCCAGACAAAATGCTTATAGTAGAATTAATCCATATAAATTACCATAGAATATTTTAGCTTGTTaactatttacattttaaattttgtggaTGCACTCAGAACTAGAGATACTACAGGAGGTTATTGCACAAAGATTTAATTGGCAAGAATTTGCGTTGACTGCCTTACACTCAAGTGATGAATCCAAGGCTGTTATTTATTTTTCCCTACCTGCTAAGTAAACCTTGACACCACATCACCctgttttgaattatttttaactCACAAATTTCACAGAAAACCTAGTTAAGAAGTATTTCAGATAGCTTTATGGTACTATTGATCATATATCTACACCAATACAAGCCAGACTGCATTAGTCATAGAGCAAGTCACACTATTCACTGGAAATAATTGGGTCCTTTGTTTTTAGGAACCATTTCTAATTTgtgtaaaaaaatactttaaatatttGATGAGTGATTGGGATGAAATCCAAAAGTAGTTTGTAAATCTTCAGCTATTCATAGTTTGCAGTCTGTTATTTAGGTGTGTAAATGATCAGTTAGGTCACGAcactgtttctgttccctgagtggacAAGCAGAACTTTTTTTTGAAACTAGAACAACAATAAAAAATGAGGAATAGTGAATGCCCGTGTCTGCACAGAAATAGATAGATTTCCTCTAGCTGAAAATTGGATTTCCGTGATGAAGCATTCCATAATCCGGACCAAGTGGGTTTCTCTCTGCTGTTTGGAATTGGTAGGCACAGTGATGAATCATGGGCTTTTCTTCCCTTCCGCTGTATGTGCTCTACAGACTGATGTCCACACCTTGCACTGCCTTCACTTGAAGTACTGTGCAACTTCTAAACATATTTATGAAAAGGTGCTATTAGATACAGCAACAGAGCTACAGAAAAATCAACTCTGGCTTTGCCTTTTAAAACAAGCCTAACAACTAGTTAATTAACTACACCAACGGCTAACTGCCTCATAAGGGCCCAGTGGTGTCTGTCTGGAGATGAAACTGAAgatatatatgaaagaaagcagAGGAGCCAGTCCACATTCACAGAGGAAGTGCCAATGTGTGAAgataatacatacatacatacatacatacatacatacatacatacatacatacatatagaaTGCCAGTGATCCGTAATCCTGTACAGCAAGACCAAACAGCAGAGGAAAAGTCAGTCCATGGTCCAGATTGtcaaagaaagaagagaaatccTTGTGCAAAGGCAAATATTGGTATTTATATAAAGAACAGCTATTCTCCAAACTTTCATGTGGACAAAAACCCATTTGCATGAATGGGCGCCAACAGTAAATTTAAAAAGAGCACAACATGATCAAACAGCCCTTTGGAATTCAAATGAATGGTCAACATATTGCTTGCTGTCTTAATCAGC carries:
- the GJD2 gene encoding gap junction delta-2 protein; translated protein: MGEWTILERLLEAAVQQHSTMIGRILLTVVVIFRILIVAIVGETVYDDEQTMFVCNTLQPGCNQACYDQAFPISHIRYWVFQIIMVCTPSLCFITYSVHQSAKQRERRYSTVFLALDRDQDSTKREDSKKIKNTIVNGVLQNTENSTKEVEPDCLEVKEIPNPAIRTTKSKMRRQEGISRFYIIQVVFRNALEIGFLVGQYFLYGFNVPSMYECDRYPCIKEVECYVSRPTEKTVFLVFMFAVSGICVVLNLAELNHLGWRKIKMAVRGVQAKRKSIYEIRNKDLPRMSVPNFGRTQSSDSAYV